A genomic region of Colletotrichum destructivum chromosome 1, complete sequence contains the following coding sequences:
- a CDS encoding Putative copper acquisition factor BIM1-like domain-containing protein, which produces MTRRLLLPVLALASLATAHFSLSVPKPLGDSDSKQGTGPCGGYTPSSSSPAVDFHVDGDAVGMENGHPQTNWLFRATLDQTASGGWTQVFPVVMQTGYGSFCEPQIAVPSNFTGQKGIVAVVAHSPDGLLYACSAVNFVSGAGPSHSECKNATITVDFTSDPSLTALLDTAATPSASGGSGATTTPNAAPRLAAGNLFSLGPAAAIFASVAAAAVGGAALLF; this is translated from the exons ATGacccgccgcctcctcctccccgtgCTCGCCCTCGCTTCCCTCGCGACAGCCCActtctccctctccgtcCCCAAACCCCTCGGCGACAGCGATTCCAAGCAGGGCACCGGCCCCTGCGGCGGCTACaccccgtcctcctcctccccggccgtcgacttccacgtcgacggcgacgccgtcggcatggAGAACGGCCACCCGCAGACCAACTGGCTCTTCCGCGCCACCCTCGACCAGACCGCCTCGGGCGGCTGGACCCAGGTCTTCCCCGTCGTCATGCAGACCGGCTACGGCAGCTTCTGCGAGCCCCAGATCGCCGTGCCCTCCAACTTCACCGGCCAGaagggcatcgtcgccgtcgtcgcccactCGCCCGACGGCCTGCTGTACGCC TGTTCCGCCGTAAACTTCgtctccggcgccggcccatCCCACTCCGAGTGCAAGAACGCAACAATCACCGTCGACTTCACTTCCGACCCCTCCCTGACCGCTCTcctcgacaccgccgccacgccctccgcttccggcggcagcggcgccacCACCACTCCCAACGCAGCTCCCCGCCTGGCCGCTGGGAAtctcttctccctcggccctgccgccgccatcttcgcctccgttgccgccgccgccgttggcgggGCCGCTTTGCTCTTCTAG